GGAAGATGgttataaaaagagaaagtaGTTACAGAGAGAGAAAGGGGAATCTGCTAAATAGAAGAGAATGAGAATAATGTACGTGTGGAATATTTGATTTAGAGTGGGAGTTGAGATAGAGGGCTCTCAGAGTTGGGGCTTAGGCCATACTTGTATTCCTTTCATTCACGTTATTAATATCTATTGGAAAAAAATCCAAGTCCCATATTAGATAGAGATAAGGccaatatagaatatataagtggggGACAACTCTCACTCtttgagctagcttttggagTTGAATTAGGtccaaacccacattctaagatggtatcagaGTCTATCCTAGATCCATTAAATGGGTCACCCACCATGCATCCAAGCACCAAGCCCAAAAGTGTTGGGCATGAGGGGGTGTCTTGGAAAAAATCCAAATTCTATATTGGCTAGAGATAAGGTCAATATAGAGCATATAAGTGGGGGGCAACCCTCACCCtttgagctagcttttggatTGAGTTAGGCCCAAACTCACATTCTCAAAATATCAATAGCAAAATCCCATCACAGTCTCTAACTAACTACCTGGACACTCCTCAAATCAATTGTTCATGCATGAACACGTGTGTGTAACGAAACAGTGATTCTTTTGATCGATCTACAACATAGTTCAGCAGCTAACAGTAGAATActtcaaaaattttaagaaacgCATTATAAATGTTTATTGTTGTCATAAGAAACAATATATCCTTCAAATTAACATTTGATTAAAAGACACAAAATTCATAACCACAAAAATACCAACCTCAAAAGTCGTTGGATGACCTCTCCCTTTGCAATATGTTGGTCCAACAAATCAGGAACATCATTAGGAGTAACATAGCCATACctgtaaataattattatgcGCTACAATTAACTTAGTACttaaatctttaaaaatgaGAGGATTCAACTTTGCCACACAGATATCTTACCAGTGACCCATAATTTTTCCATCTGCTCTTGGGCTGTATATGATTACATTCCCAGCATACTTATGCCCACCAATATGAGAACAAGCAGTAACAGATATCTGATCCTTCAAACCTCGAAGCTCAATTTCCTCATGCAGCTTCTTGATGAGAACTGGCCCACAAACACCACATCTCACGTCACGACTTCCATGAGCACATACATACACATGTGAACCACTAAACACCTCCGGGACTCCAGCAGTCCATGGTTTACCattcaccaaaacatcttcaaaaaAGCCATCAACATTTGATTCCTCCAAACCCCttcaaattaaacaacaaaagaaaagggcctaaaaaacaacagaaaaacctaaacacataaaataaaacccaGAAAACCCTCATTCATCAATAAAGACCAAATTTATTATCTCGTCACTTCAACTAACTACCTGTTTAAGCAAGTACAGAATTTCCACCTATGCACAAAGGAAAAATGGGGAGAAATCCCCCTGCAGAGATACACCATTGCAAATCCCTTCAAGTTGCATAAAACCTTAACACTCCCTTATGCTAGCAAAGGAAATCATTAGCACACGGTGAAACTACATTAGGATACACCCTGTAGCCAAAATATTTTCCTACACTTGTTATTAAAGCTACAGTAcactaattatattaatattgtagTTGTTAGTCCCAGATAGCAGTGCAGAGCGCCAGACACTGAAATAGAAGTGGGATGGCCAGTGGTCCCTATTCTTACcaattagagataaaaataaataaataaagtataaaatttaGAAGAGAGCACCAAACCTTGAGATAAAAGACCTGTTTTAGTGGGCTTAAAACACAGAACAATTGAACAAAGAAGGGATAGAACAGAACAAGGTCACAGTTGTGGCCAGAAACAGGGACAAGTTTGCCTTAAAATGGCCACAGAGGTCAGGGATGGCCAGAAACTATGGAGAATAGAGGTTGGGGATGATAAAAAACTATCACAACTGGCCAGAAAACTCTGGTAAATGATGCTGGAGTAGGTTGGGTATTCATCAAAAAGGAGAACAATGGGTGCTACTCCATAAACAGAATGCACACAACTGactgaaaaagtaaaaatatggtTTCAATTGTGATTCAAAAGGGGCAAAATCTAGaattgccccccccccccccccccaaaaaaaaaagagcccTAAAGGACACTGTTTCATCACTTCATAGTTAAAATAGGTTTTCTACTACCCACTCCAATAGAACCTGATCCAACCATGATTTTACCCACAATTGCAGCCATGGTAGTTTTTAGTTGTTACTTCAAACAGCAACACTACTCAATTTTTGTAACAAGCTCCTAGCACTCAGCAATTCCTCAATAGCACTAGTAGTTGGCACTTAGCACTATTGACAACTACGAATAATATTAAACGTTTTGAACCATTTGCAAACCGAAACATGTTGACCTAGCTCCACCACTGCCTTTGACTAGATCACAAACACGAAAATCCACACAATTCTAACGTTCCACATACAATTCACAAAGTTTCTAAATTCAGAAAATCTTCCTTGCGTTGCATGCAACATACTTAAGAGACGGACAACTTAACTCTCACGAGCTTAAAGTTCAGCTAAATTCAACTTAAGCTTCACCTAACACACGAAACTAAACCCTATAACCCACACAAAAATTCGAAGTTCAGCTTCAGTTCAATATATAATAACCGAACCCTAATAGTAGATTCTCCAATTCACCTGTATTTGATCATGTCGGGGAAAATCAACACGTCACCGTCGGCGAAGCCAGCCTCCTCGCGCGCCTCGCACACCGTGATTTTCGTCTGCAAAATCAAACACCCAAGTCAACCTCAGATCGTAGCGAAAAATCGTAACCAAACATAGAAACATTTTTTCAACTCTATTCTATTCTATTCATTCATGGGAAAAAAAACGAAGGAAGGAAGGAACCTTGAGGGGCAAGTCGTTCTTGCGGGCTTTGAAGGTGGCGGCGACGCGCTTGGGGAAGGGATCGGCGTCGGATGCCTCGATGCGTGCCGGCCAGGACACGTAGCTCTTGTAGCAGAGGAACACGTGTCGGTCGTAGGCGTCGACAGTGCCGGCGAGGTTTTCCGAGTACATCTCCGACCGAGTGAAGCCGTTGACAGCGTCGTCTTCGGCGGCGACGGCGGCGGCGGAGGCCATGGAGaaagaaaaccagaaaaaaatggaaatggaaAGTGAAGAGTAGAGAGGGAAAGGGATTCACACTTAACACACCTTTTGGCGGTGATTCGTCAGATATTATGGGAGCGGAGAGGGTGCGCAATGCGCCTAGTGTTTAGACTTGCGTGATATTGAACGTGACATGTTCTGTTtcttgttacattaattattaatctctCAAAATCAAAAAGTAGTTgacttaattttttacttttatattattattattattattattatattagttataAGGAGTGATTGAAGTTATGctacattaattattatatcattagACTAATGAGGCAGCTTGATTGAATTAGTCAGCGTTGGGGAGCTTTTAATTCGAACCATGGAAATGGATttccttaatttataaaaaaattacaaaatctcaatctaaataaataataaccatttaattaaaattaattgatagttaagatgaattttttaaaaaaaaagtcactaatttactttttatagtTTTACTTCACTTATGAAGAAACCATGGGACTACTGGTGCATGCTCGAAGTGAGCTCCTTCTCCACTCTCAAGGAATTCGTTGTTGCTTGCGAACTCAACCTCGTAACTACCTTACTCTGTTACTCATTCTCTTTTTCCTCCTCTAGTTTCAATCCAAAACCCTAAATTCGCCTTCGATTGTGACAATGCACAGGTTGAGGGTTCCATGACTGTTTCAACCACCAGGAAGACTAGGGACCCCTATATTATCATCAAAACCAGGGATCTTACCAAGCTTCTATCACCAAGTATTCTTGCTCCTCaggtatatatttaaaagattgtTGTAATAaggtaataattattatatcaacTGTTTCATaacaatgatttataattttatttatctttgaatagcttaaattaaataatagaattataactattttactACATTAAGAGAATGatactttaaattaataattactatTGATTTTCTTAACCTATGTTTtactcattttctcactaaaCTTAAAGTACACTTAcacttttaattcttaattactCTCCTTGCTCTACACGGTCACACCACCTATCCAACAAGGAAgcaattttctttcatttgctAGTATGGACGGCACACCTAAAAGCTTCACCCCATGCCTCCGAATCACAAAACCCACACAGCCTCTCTCCCAAAGCCAACACACCGCACTTCACTTTCCTCTTCCCTCAACGTCTCTCACCCCTTCATCTCCCTCATCATTAACCACATTTTcctcaatttattttaagtcgCTAGTTTCaacatgataataataataaacgaCGTTGTTCTTAATAATAgatattaaaaacttattttttagtaaGTGACTCCAACCTCGCCTCTCTTGAATCCTATTTTAGACATCCTCATGCATGCAAGTTtcccctttctctttctctagaCCGAGACTTCCTTGGTTCATCAAAATGTCGTTGTTGGCCATCGAAGCTTGGAATCGCATAAGAGTGGTTTTCTCACAGTCTAGTAACCAAAAGGGGTCATATGCGTTGGTCGGACACCTGAGTGAAATTAAACTTACGTTGCTCGCAAGTTTGGAGAGCAAAACGCACAAGGAACTCGAAGGGACTTCGTATAACAGTCAGTGGACCCCTCACCATTTGAGGTAAGGGGTGTGTGAGATAACCTACGCTGTATAGGTAATTAGAGTGATCAGAAGCACCTTGCTTCCGACAACTTATAGCTCCTATCACTTGATTGTGTATTGTGCTTGTTTATGCATGTGTTATGATATGATTGATTCTTTGAATTGAGATGCGACTATGTTTTGTTGTTATCCGTGTgttagggatgccttgggggaTTTAAAATAGATCCTCTGATGGCTACGTAGCTATGAGGTACTCTACAAGCCACAAACCAAAGGTCAAGAAACTACGTGATAAGTTAATTGTAGTGATTGTTAAATTCATAGATGTTTAAAAGTCGCAACCACTCTATTAACTCTCAGTGTGAAAACATGACCTGGAGCAAATATACCACTtgtttgcttatattttttttaagtgactagttgaTTAGTGCATTGTTAATTAGACTGTTGATTTTGAAGGGAATATATAACTTGGTTATGTGCATGTATGTTGGGATTGTGTTGTACATGTGGCAGGTGTGATATCTGAAACTATTCCTTCTTTAATCTCATCTCATGTTGTAACCACTGGTTATTGAACCGATGATTTGCTTAAATGAATTTTGAATATAGTGGTTCAACAAATAGTTACATGGTTGATAGTGAAAATGTGAGCCTAGGCAATTACTATGAGTTAAGTGTGGAGTATGATATGAATCTGTTGGATGGAAGGTGTGT
The Glycine max cultivar Williams 82 chromosome 16, Glycine_max_v4.0, whole genome shotgun sequence genome window above contains:
- the LOC100811548 gene encoding altered inheritance of mitochondria protein 32, which codes for MASAAAVAAEDDAVNGFTRSEMYSENLAGTVDAYDRHVFLCYKSYVSWPARIEASDADPFPKRVAATFKARKNDLPLKTKITVCEAREEAGFADGDVLIFPDMIKYRGLEESNVDGFFEDVLVNGKPWTAGVPEVFSGSHVYVCAHGSRDVRCGVCGPVLIKKLHEEIELRGLKDQISVTACSHIGGHKYAGNVIIYSPRADGKIMGHWYGYVTPNDVPDLLDQHIAKGEVIQRLLRGQMGPSVADGKEADDQKVANGEETGKVKKNNHVESDNLSSKENVGGCCQGVNGVSCCRSASLEQNKEIEETPETHKKGSKICSNWPQLQQRDIRTAVGVLGAVAVVVVAYKLYRRAA